A region of Arvicanthis niloticus isolate mArvNil1 chromosome 18, mArvNil1.pat.X, whole genome shotgun sequence DNA encodes the following proteins:
- the Cmtr2 gene encoding cap-specific mRNA (nucleoside-2'-O-)-methyltransferase 2 produces the protein MSKRRKLPAQQPACPETFSPDVLNDVSELFAKNFSYRKPLDNEWQLPAPTESFTCEHIKFRAFLDLKNSLNEVKNLLSDKQLAEWHSHTAFTNKAGKIISHVKKAVNAELCTQAWCKFQEILCSFPLIPQEAFQNGRLNSLHLCEAPGAFITSLNHYLKSHQFPCEWSWVANSLNPYHEANDNLRMITDYRLIANTLDSWYFGPDNTGDIMTLKYLTGLQDFLSGMSPIHLVTADGSFDCQGNPGEQEALVSSLLYCEAVTALTTLGNGGSFVLKMFTLFEHCSVNLMYLLNCSFDRVHVFKPATSKAGNSEVYVVCLSYKGREAVHPLLSRMLLNFGTDMTRKALFPHHVIPKSFLERHEECCTFFHRYQLETISENIRLFESMGTGEQEKLNTLRDCAVQYFMQKFQLKPLSRNHWLVKKSNIGCSTNTKCFGQRNKCFKTYNERKMLETLSWKDKVAKGYFNSWAEEHAVHHPGQKSLLEGTVSSLECRSWQILEGKKLPKVKWSPFCDSEILKTLNEAIEKSLGEALSVDSKVSPKQQFRCCHIFSEESVLSELLSLTKCLQDEQGTEPSNPIKCLLVGSPTVCDLQMYSPLEVQLLESAELTAFSCSLLHDGDPAYQHLFLDCLLHSLRQLHTGDTMILPILSCFTRFMAGLTFVLHSCFRFITFSCPTSSEPLRTCAVLLCIGYQNLPDAVFQFLQNVNELLSTLLHPSAPQQVLQFVPMEVLLQGTLLDFLWDLNAAIAKRHLHLIIQGERDKVISSLEL, from the coding sequence ATGAGCAAGCGTAGAAAGCTTCCGGCTCAGCAACCAGCTTGTCCTGAGACCTTCAGCCCAGACGTTCTCAATGACGTGTCTGAGCTCTTTGCCAAGAACTTTTCCTACCGGAAGCCACTCGATAATGAGTGGCAGCTGCCAGCTCCCACTGAGAGCTTCACCTGTGAGCACATCAAGTTCAGGGCTTTTCTTGACTTGAAGAACTCCCTCAACGAAGTGAAAAACCTCCTGAGCGATAAGCAGCTAGCCGAGTGGCACAGTCACACTGCCTTCACCAACAAGGCAGGAAAAATCATCTCACATGTCAAGAAGGCGGTGAACGCAGAGCTCTGCACTCAGGCCTGGTGCAAATTCCAGGAGATCCTGTGCAGCTTCCCGCTTATTCCACAGGAAGCCTTTCAGAATGGAAGACTAAATTCTCTGCACCTGTGTGAAGCTCCAGGCGCCTTCATAACTAGCCTCAACCATTACCTGAAGTCTCACCAGTTCCCCTGTGAATGGAGTTGGGTAGCTAACAGCCTGAATCCATACCACGAGGCAAACGACAATCTTAGGATGATTACGGACTACCGGCTGATTGCAAATACCTTGGACAGCTGGTACTTCGGCCCAGATAATACTGGTGATATCATGACCCTAAAATATCTGACCGGGCTGCAGGATTTCCTCAGTGGCATGTCTCCCATTCACTTGGTCACCGCTGATGGGAGTTTTGATTGCCAAGGAAACCCAGGAGAACAGGAAGCTTTAGTCTCTTCTCTGCTTTATTGTGAAGCTGTCACTGCTCTGACCACTCTTGGAAATGGTGGCTCTTTTGTTCTAAAGATGTTTACATTGTTTGAACATTGTTCTGTGAACCTCATGTACCTGCTAAACTGTTCCTTTGACCGAGTTCACGTTTTCAAACCTGCTACTAGCAAGGCGGGAAACTCAGAAGTCTATGTGGTGTGTCTCTCCTATAAGGGAAGAGAGGCTGTTCACCCTTTGCTATCTAGGATGTTGTTGAACTTTGGCACTGACATGACCAGGAAGGCGCTCTTTCCCCATCATGTGATCCCCAAATCCTTTCTTGAGCGACACGAAGAGTGTTGTACCTTCTTTCATAGATACCAATTAGAGACTATTTCTGAGAACATTCGTCTTTTTGAGAGCATGGGAACAGGGGAACAAGAGAAACTGAATACTTTAAGGGACTGCGCTGTACAATATTTTATGCAAAAATTTCAACTGAAGCCTCTTTCTAGGAATCACTGGCTCGTTAAAAAATCCAATATTGGTTGTAGTACGAACACGAAGTGTTTTGGACAGAGAAACAAGTGTTTTAAAACCTATAATGAGCGGAAGATGCTGGAAACCCTTTCATGGAAAGATAAAGTAGCCAAAGGCTACTTCAATAGTTGGGCAGAGGAACATGCCGTCCATCATCCCGGGCAGAAGTCCCTCCTAGAAGGGACTGTTTCCAGTCTCGAGTGCCGCTCATGGCAGAtcttagaaggaaagaaactgcCGAAGGTAAAATGGTCGCCTTTCTGTGATAGTGAAATTTTAAAGACTCTTAATGAAGCCATCGAGAAGTCCTTAGGAGAAGCTTTGAGTGTGGACTCCAAAGTCAGTCCCAAGCAGCAATTCCGCTGTTGTCACATCTTTTCAGAAGAGTCGGTGCTATCCGAGTTGTTGAGCCTTACCAAGTGCCTTCAGGATGAGCAGGGTACAGAACCCAGCAACCCAATCAAGTGCCTGCTTGTGGGCTCACCGACTGTCTGTGATCTCCAAATGTACTCGCCACTGGAGGTCCAGCTTCTGGAATCCGCGGAACTCACAGCCTTCAGCTGTTCGCTGCTTCATGACGGTGACCCAGCTTACCAGCATCTGTTTTTGGATTGCCTGCTACACTCACTGAGGCAGCTTCACACAGGAGACACGATGATCTTGCCGATCCTTTCTTGCTTCACGAGATTTATGGCTGGCTTGACCTTTGTCCTCCACAGCTGTTTCAGATTTATCACATTCTCTTGTCCCACGTCCTCTGAGCCCCTCAGGACCTGTGCTGTCCTGCTGTGCATTGGTTATCAGAACCTTCCAGATGCAGTGTTCCAGTTTCTGCAGAATGTTAATGAACTCTTGAGCACACTGCTCCACCCCAGTGCCCCCCAGCAGGTTTTACAGTTCGTGCCAATGGAGGTGCTCCTTCAGGGGACACTGCTTGATTTTTTGTGGGATTTGAATGCTGCCATTGCTAAGAGGCATTTGCATTTGATTAtccaaggagagagagacaaagtcaTCAGCAGCCTTGAGTTGTAA